One Methanococcus aeolicus Nankai-3 DNA segment encodes these proteins:
- a CDS encoding proteasome assembly chaperone family protein — protein MVKITTKKIMDIEPLKDAILIEGLPGIGHVGLITAEHIIHEFKGEKFMELYCDDFPPQVLVNPDGTVSSMNIEFYAVKEPMPMIVVVGNTQALSPAGQYQLSQKIVEIGVEYGATMTYTIGGFGTGTLNEELPKVFVASTSKELSDKIKELGAEYRQDGGGIIGAAGLMLTFSKLNGLDAVCLMGETPGYLVDPKSARQVLELLSKIIGFEIDVKELEERAKEMEKFLEKIKKFEEESTHQQPRPPSADDLRYIG, from the coding sequence ATGGTAAAAATTACAACTAAAAAAATAATGGATATAGAACCTTTAAAAGATGCTATATTGATAGAAGGACTGCCCGGGATTGGGCATGTTGGATTGATAACAGCCGAACATATTATTCATGAATTCAAGGGCGAGAAATTTATGGAATTGTATTGTGACGACTTTCCGCCCCAAGTTTTGGTAAATCCAGATGGGACAGTAAGTTCTATGAATATCGAATTTTATGCAGTAAAAGAACCTATGCCAATGATTGTAGTGGTAGGAAATACTCAGGCACTTTCTCCTGCTGGACAATATCAACTGTCCCAAAAAATAGTTGAAATTGGAGTAGAATATGGAGCTACAATGACCTACACAATAGGAGGATTTGGAACAGGAACTTTAAATGAGGAGCTCCCAAAAGTGTTTGTAGCTTCCACCTCAAAAGAATTGTCCGATAAAATAAAAGAGTTGGGGGCTGAATATAGGCAAGATGGTGGCGGAATTATTGGTGCGGCTGGTTTGATGCTGACATTCTCAAAATTAAATGGGCTTGATGCAGTCTGTCTTATGGGGGAAACCCCCGGATATTTGGTAGACCCAAAATCTGCAAGACAGGTATTAGAATTATTATCTAAAATCATTGGATTTGAAATAGATGTAAAAGAATTAGAAGAAAGAGCAAAAGAAATGGAAAAATTCTTAGAAAAAATTAAGAAATTTGAAGAAGAATCCACACATCAACAGCCAAGACCGCCAAGTGCGGATGATTTAAGATATATCGGATAA
- the dpdA gene encoding tRNA-guanine transglycosylase DpdA has translation MNNKLKYFLPDWEDRLDPNFNFITDEFSEGHKKDLYNNGAYAHNLFKEVPYDGILFSLAVFQNKISLNNNDNNKEIYKIRNHTDIKNYLKIPKNSDLEVMGDCGAFGYVNEKEPPEFYSVENISKLYDKLNFDYGVAPDHLVVDNIIIKDENEKKKRVSLTQKDKDSRIAFTLENAEKFLKLHHKKGYNYIPIGTAQGYSVETYGSSVKSLIDMGYNYIALGALINYKTDFIIEILKEIQPIIIGTGVKLHLFGIARVGAFKKFHDLGVSSMDSASYFRKAWLKSSKNYITDENIGYPAIRIPQSTNKNMIKKVVDKSKYPIEKIKKMEKKSLEALLKYEKGELPINQTIDIIMEYDNIFVRNSKDPRLKEKYYKLLNDKPWEKCQCPICKTIGIQVVIFRGTNRNKRRGFHNIWALRKMMNKELI, from the coding sequence ATGAATAATAAATTAAAATATTTTTTGCCCGATTGGGAGGATAGATTAGACCCCAATTTTAATTTTATAACAGATGAATTTTCAGAAGGGCATAAAAAAGATTTATACAATAATGGAGCTTATGCCCACAATTTGTTTAAAGAAGTTCCATATGACGGTATTTTATTTAGTTTGGCAGTATTTCAAAATAAAATTTCATTAAATAATAATGATAATAATAAAGAAATTTATAAAATACGAAATCATACCGATATAAAAAACTATTTAAAAATCCCTAAAAACTCAGATTTAGAGGTAATGGGAGATTGCGGTGCTTTTGGTTATGTAAATGAAAAAGAGCCCCCAGAATTTTATTCCGTTGAAAATATTTCAAAATTATATGATAAATTAAATTTTGACTATGGTGTAGCTCCCGACCATTTAGTAGTAGACAATATAATAATAAAAGATGAAAATGAAAAGAAAAAAAGAGTCTCACTTACTCAAAAAGATAAGGATAGTAGGATAGCTTTTACCTTGGAAAATGCCGAAAAGTTTTTAAAATTGCACCATAAAAAAGGATATAATTATATCCCCATTGGAACGGCACAAGGTTATAGTGTGGAAACATATGGGAGCTCCGTTAAATCACTTATTGATATGGGATATAATTATATAGCTTTGGGAGCTCTCATAAATTATAAAACAGATTTTATAATTGAAATATTAAAAGAAATACAACCAATTATAATAGGCACAGGCGTAAAATTACATCTTTTTGGAATTGCCAGAGTTGGAGCTTTTAAAAAATTCCACGACTTAGGAGTTAGTAGCATGGATAGTGCATCTTATTTTAGAAAGGCATGGTTAAAATCCAGTAAAAACTACATAACCGATGAAAATATTGGCTATCCTGCAATAAGAATACCACAATCTACAAATAAAAATATGATTAAAAAAGTTGTGGATAAATCAAAATATCCTATTGAAAAAATAAAAAAGATGGAGAAGAAATCATTGGAGGCCCTGTTAAAATATGAAAAAGGGGAGCTCCCCATAAATCAAACCATTGATATAATTATGGAATATGATAACATATTTGTTCGGAACTCCAAAGACCCCCGTCTTAAAGAAAAATATTATAAATTATTAAATGATAAACCTTGGGAAAAATGCCAATGCCCGATATGTAAAACGATAGGAATTCAAGTTGTGATATTTAGGGGCACCAATAGAAATAAAAGAAGGGGATTTCATAATATTTGGGCACTTAGAAAAATGATGAATAAAGAGTTAATATAA
- a CDS encoding GmrSD restriction endonuclease domain-containing protein — protein sequence MGKQPKPDSKKYTDLISEIQNGQIKVPKFQRNFVWSLDRTAKLLDSILKGYPIGTFILWETNERLNNIKNIGNLELPPVPDDDTKIQYVLDGQQRITSLYAAFLGAKIQKEGEKKITDYGEIYVNLDGDIEDNDNQIVISEEPEETSFITLNEVLNFNDNLLKIKEKYSDDHFKKIHQYSQTFSTYDFSTIVLRKEGIDSAVEVFTRINTGGQTLTLFEIMSAKTYDEKQKFDMEDRFKTLLEELSQSKYDTISSSVILSILGLILSKNKECKRNVILQLDRQKIIDIWDDVISALKESIDYFRSVYRIPVSAFLPYDSLLVPFAYFFYFQKERPQGEQQKYLEEFFWRISLSFRYSSSTESKLAQDIKRIDEILKGNRPNYDEVKVHLSSPKDLIETNFSAGSSYCKAILCLLAYHEPKDFQDNGKVILDNSWLKVANSKNYHHFFPKAYLKKNNIDNENSLVNIALVGADLNKRKIGANAPSVYIQGFLDKNDDLPNSLKSHLINDLDDFGIMNDDYPVFLEKRANAIFTELKSRIELKHREDKKT from the coding sequence ATGGGCAAGCAACCAAAACCAGATTCAAAGAAATACACTGATTTAATATCAGAAATTCAAAACGGGCAAATTAAAGTCCCTAAATTTCAAAGAAATTTTGTTTGGAGTTTGGATAGAACTGCAAAATTATTGGATAGTATTTTGAAAGGTTATCCAATAGGTACTTTTATTTTGTGGGAAACAAACGAAAGATTAAATAATATCAAAAACATTGGTAATCTTGAACTTCCACCTGTTCCTGACGACGACACTAAAATTCAATATGTTTTAGATGGGCAACAAAGAATTACTTCTCTTTATGCTGCTTTCTTGGGCGCTAAAATTCAAAAAGAAGGAGAAAAGAAAATTACTGATTACGGAGAAATTTATGTAAATTTAGATGGGGACATCGAAGATAATGATAATCAAATTGTCATTTCAGAAGAACCTGAAGAAACATCCTTTATAACACTTAACGAAGTATTAAATTTTAATGATAATTTACTTAAAATAAAAGAAAAATACTCCGATGATCATTTCAAGAAAATACATCAATATTCTCAAACTTTTTCAACCTATGACTTTTCAACTATTGTTCTTCGTAAAGAGGGTATTGATTCTGCAGTAGAAGTGTTTACAAGAATTAATACGGGCGGACAGACTCTTACTCTTTTTGAAATTATGTCCGCAAAAACTTATGACGAAAAACAAAAGTTTGATATGGAAGACAGATTCAAAACATTATTGGAAGAATTATCCCAAAGTAAATATGATACAATTTCAAGTTCCGTAATTCTTAGTATTCTTGGACTTATTTTAAGTAAAAACAAAGAATGTAAAAGAAACGTAATTTTACAACTGGACAGACAGAAAATTATTGATATTTGGGATGATGTAATTTCAGCACTAAAAGAAAGTATTGATTATTTCCGTTCAGTTTATCGTATTCCTGTTTCTGCATTTTTACCTTATGACTCGTTATTAGTTCCTTTTGCATACTTCTTTTATTTCCAGAAAGAAAGGCCACAAGGAGAACAACAAAAATATTTAGAAGAATTCTTTTGGAGAATATCGCTATCATTTAGGTATTCAAGTTCAACAGAATCTAAACTGGCTCAAGATATTAAAAGAATTGATGAAATTTTAAAAGGGAATAGACCAAACTACGATGAGGTAAAAGTTCATTTAAGTTCTCCAAAAGATTTAATCGAAACAAATTTCAGTGCGGGAAGTAGTTATTGTAAGGCTATTTTATGTTTATTGGCATACCACGAGCCAAAAGATTTTCAAGATAATGGGAAAGTTATTTTAGATAACTCATGGTTAAAAGTTGCGAATAGTAAAAATTATCATCATTTTTTCCCGAAAGCATATTTAAAGAAAAATAATATTGATAACGAAAATAGCCTTGTAAATATTGCTCTAGTTGGAGCGGATTTAAATAAAAGAAAGATTGGTGCTAATGCACCATCAGTTTATATTCAAGGTTTTTTAGATAAAAATGATGATTTGCCAAATTCATTAAAATCACACCTTATAAATGATTTAGATGATTTTGGAATTATGAATGATGATTACCCTGTATTTTTAGAGAAGAGAGCAAATGCTATTTTCACCGAGTTAAAAAGTAGAATTGAACTAAAACATAGAGAAGATAAAAAAACATGA
- a CDS encoding PD-(D/E)XK nuclease family protein, with amino-acid sequence MMELNSYKSLKIKKKEEKEKIKQRYSITADILSYQLCKRQYGFNTVKGFSSTQKTQAWHGDLIHQVLSMLHRRYLHNIKLIKGGLTEKDPLPTEADVEELLNKANETLKSRGIIPISKENNKLISQVKELLKKFNKIEGKHLYPKIIDTEVRLQADMGDYLLYGVMDVIAKNEDGEFEIWDYKGMLFPSKDEDKLKKYEYQMLIYGELLKQQTGRYPSKCILYFVNELNRIKSPKPKYIIDFKDEKNIKKIKEAMENFSNTVKEIEKCKELGNWNIDKPADKETCSICDLRWGCPVCKKKYPLKPL; translated from the coding sequence ATGATGGAATTAAATTCCTATAAATCCTTAAAAATAAAGAAAAAGGAAGAAAAGGAAAAAATAAAGCAAAGATACAGTATTACAGCAGATATACTATCATATCAACTATGCAAAAGACAGTATGGATTTAATACTGTAAAAGGATTTTCCAGCACCCAAAAAACTCAGGCATGGCATGGTGATTTAATTCACCAAGTTTTAAGTATGCTTCATAGAAGATACTTACACAATATAAAACTTATAAAAGGGGGATTGACTGAAAAAGACCCGCTACCAACAGAAGCAGATGTTGAGGAGCTCCTCAATAAAGCAAACGAAACATTAAAATCAAGGGGCATAATTCCAATAAGTAAAGAAAATAATAAATTAATATCCCAAGTAAAGGAGCTCCTAAAAAAATTTAATAAAATTGAGGGAAAACACCTTTATCCTAAAATTATTGATACGGAGGTAAGATTACAGGCAGATATGGGAGATTATTTGTTATATGGTGTAATGGATGTAATCGCAAAAAATGAGGACGGAGAATTCGAAATTTGGGATTATAAAGGAATGCTATTTCCATCAAAAGATGAAGATAAACTTAAAAAATATGAATATCAAATGCTTATTTATGGGGAGCTCCTTAAACAACAGACAGGAAGGTATCCTTCAAAATGTATTTTATATTTTGTAAATGAGCTCAATAGAATAAAATCACCAAAACCAAAATATATTATTGATTTTAAAGATGAAAAAAATATTAAAAAAATAAAGGAAGCTATGGAAAATTTCTCAAACACAGTTAAAGAAATTGAAAAATGTAAAGAATTAGGAAATTGGAACATAGACAAACCAGCAGATAAAGAAACATGTAGTATTTGTGATTTACGGTGGGGCTGTCCTGTCTGTAAAAAAAAGTATCCATTGAAACCTTTATAA
- a CDS encoding UvrD-helicase domain-containing protein — MGYKFNEEQKNSVNHKDNPLWVVAGPGSGKTEVLVVRTLKLIFVDGVNPKSIILTTFTKKASQNLFDRIIKYSTKLYDLYPELKGSSIEIHSLRVGTLHSLCNDIMKEYKYTDYENYKLINEIENYIFVYNYCPIAKYGARYKEIWTKFRCLVGRYDKDLCCQIIDYKNKARLTSATITLFNRIIEDKVNIDKLKNGKIYHKKLAEECEKYLEKLEGFKLCTFSTIQLKFIDFLNSEDGELFLSGSGYNPPIKHIMVDEYQDTNPIQEEIYFKMAKQIENNNLCVVGDDDQAMYRFRGGTVECMVNFDKTCVEKFNIPIDKINKIFLKSNYRSHPDIVKYYDDYINSYKYTKDVEMERARVKDKPQLVAKKEMDKETIDNYLALNYIEKEDDEKLAEEVANTIKYFKDNDIIEDYSQCVILIKSTREIDYNGNDSFIGHIRQKLLNNGIDIYNPRSKNFLNQEEIKLALGAFISIVDTDISVLENNLRSQPISNEVVKWYEEYQNNKNKYPELKKYVDSSVEKLKTMEEGSFINSSIENILYKIYACYPFTEWLNDEEKSYRLAKLTNLFNSYSTIPTENLISKGSISIDGHTKGKVDVKWLIEFYGSLVGHFLGGIDDIEDEEITIPEGKVPIMTVHQAKGLEFPFVFVYLQKWQNKANDGAILEREFAEFTDFKRISTIPRKKTFQDIIRFHYVAYSRAQYGLIHLWTSDIIDKKNNHKLYGFIKEHPNNLKIYIKNTSYFKNNINKIN, encoded by the coding sequence TTGGGATATAAATTTAATGAGGAGCAAAAAAATAGTGTAAATCACAAAGATAATCCACTGTGGGTAGTAGCAGGTCCGGGCTCTGGTAAAACAGAAGTTCTGGTAGTTAGAACGCTAAAACTAATATTTGTAGATGGAGTTAATCCTAAATCAATAATCTTGACCACATTTACAAAAAAGGCATCACAAAATCTATTTGATAGAATTATAAAATATTCAACTAAATTATATGATTTATATCCAGAATTAAAAGGGAGCTCCATAGAAATACACAGTTTAAGAGTTGGCACACTTCATAGTTTATGCAATGACATAATGAAGGAATACAAATATACAGACTACGAAAATTACAAACTAATAAATGAAATTGAAAATTATATATTTGTATATAATTACTGTCCCATTGCAAAATATGGAGCTAGATATAAAGAGATATGGACTAAATTTAGATGTTTAGTAGGTAGATATGATAAAGATTTATGCTGTCAGATAATTGATTATAAAAACAAAGCTCGGCTAACCAGTGCAACCATCACTTTATTTAATAGAATTATCGAAGATAAAGTTAATATTGATAAATTGAAAAATGGCAAAATATACCATAAAAAATTAGCCGAGGAATGCGAAAAATATTTGGAAAAATTAGAAGGATTTAAATTGTGCACATTTTCAACAATTCAATTAAAATTTATAGATTTTCTAAACTCAGAAGACGGCGAATTGTTTTTAAGTGGCTCGGGATATAATCCACCAATAAAACATATTATGGTAGATGAATACCAAGATACAAATCCAATTCAAGAGGAAATATATTTCAAAATGGCAAAACAAATTGAAAATAATAATTTATGTGTTGTTGGCGATGATGACCAAGCTATGTATAGGTTTAGGGGCGGAACAGTAGAATGTATGGTAAATTTTGATAAAACCTGTGTAGAAAAATTCAATATTCCCATAGATAAAATTAATAAAATATTTTTAAAATCAAATTATCGTTCCCACCCAGATATTGTAAAATATTATGATGACTACATAAATTCATATAAATATACAAAAGATGTGGAAATGGAACGAGCCAGAGTAAAGGATAAACCGCAATTAGTGGCAAAAAAAGAAATGGATAAAGAAACAATTGACAATTATTTAGCTTTAAATTATATTGAAAAAGAAGACGATGAGAAATTAGCCGAAGAGGTTGCAAATACTATAAAATATTTTAAAGACAATGATATTATTGAGGATTACTCCCAATGCGTAATATTAATAAAAAGCACAAGGGAAATTGATTATAATGGCAATGATTCATTTATTGGGCATATTAGACAAAAATTATTGAATAATGGAATTGACATATATAATCCACGGTCAAAGAATTTTTTAAATCAAGAGGAAATAAAATTGGCGTTGGGGGCGTTTATATCTATTGTTGATACCGACATAAGCGTTTTAGAAAATAATTTAAGGTCTCAACCTATTAGCAACGAAGTTGTAAAATGGTATGAGGAATATCAAAACAATAAAAATAAATATCCAGAATTGAAAAAATATGTGGATAGTAGTGTAGAAAAACTAAAAACTATGGAAGAGGGCAGTTTTATTAATTCTTCCATTGAAAATATACTTTATAAAATATATGCCTGTTATCCATTTACGGAATGGCTAAATGACGAGGAAAAAAGTTATAGGTTGGCAAAATTAACAAATTTATTTAATAGCTATTCTACAATACCCACGGAAAATTTAATAAGCAAAGGAAGTATTTCAATTGATGGGCACACCAAAGGTAAAGTTGATGTAAAATGGTTAATAGAATTTTACGGCTCATTGGTGGGGCACTTTTTAGGGGGTATTGACGATATTGAGGACGAGGAAATAACTATTCCAGAAGGAAAAGTTCCTATAATGACGGTGCATCAGGCAAAAGGTTTAGAATTTCCGTTTGTGTTTGTATATCTCCAAAAATGGCAGAATAAAGCAAATGACGGGGCAATATTAGAACGAGAATTTGCAGAATTTACGGATTTTAAGAGAATATCCACAATACCACGAAAAAAAACATTTCAAGATATTATTAGATTTCATTATGTGGCATACTCTCGGGCTCAATATGGGCTTATACATTTATGGACATCTGATATAATAGACAAAAAAAATAACCATAAATTATATGGATTTATAAAAGAACACCCAAATAATTTAAAAATATATATTAAAAATACTTCGTATTTTAAGAATAATATAAATAAAATTAATTAA
- a CDS encoding DUF6884 domain-containing protein, producing the protein MKNYLLILSCSKTKHHKYNIPAIDLYNGMYYKVLRKNFNLKENNNNNLNILILSAKYGLINSNHIIDYYDEVMTPKRAKELQNQVITKLKQELKNNNYDEIFITMGKTYELALGDRGKEILKNNNAIIGHGMIGERLSQLKNWLISINK; encoded by the coding sequence ATGAAAAATTATTTATTAATTTTATCCTGCTCAAAGACAAAACACCATAAATATAATATTCCTGCAATAGATTTATACAATGGTATGTATTATAAAGTTTTAAGAAAAAATTTTAATTTAAAAGAGAATAATAATAACAATTTAAATATTTTAATTTTATCGGCAAAATATGGATTAATTAATTCAAACCATATAATAGATTATTATGATGAAGTAATGACACCCAAAAGAGCAAAAGAATTACAAAATCAAGTAATTACAAAATTAAAACAAGAGTTAAAGAATAACAATTATGATGAAATATTTATAACAATGGGAAAAACCTATGAATTGGCACTAGGGGACAGGGGAAAAGAGATATTAAAAAATAATAATGCAATAATTGGGCATGGTATGATAGGGGAAAGATTATCACAACTTAAAAATTGGCTTATTTCAATAAATAAATAA